One Betta splendens chromosome 8, fBetSpl5.4, whole genome shotgun sequence DNA segment encodes these proteins:
- the LOC114860971 gene encoding myosin heavy chain, fast skeletal muscle-like, whose product MSTDAEMEQYGKAAIYLRKPDKERIEAQNAPFDAKTAYFVAEPEDMYVKGKLIKREGGKATVETLKGKTITVKEDDIHPMNPPKFDKIEDMAMMTHLNEPAVLYNLKERFASWMIYTYSGLFCVVVNPYKWLPVYDAQVVVAYRGKKRIEAPPHIFSISDNAYQFMLTDRENQSILITGESGAGKTVNTKRVIQYFAIIAMTASKKAEPTPGKMQGSIEDQIVAANPLLEAYGNAKTVRNDNSSRFGKFIRIHFGTSGKLASADIETYLLEKSRVTFQLSAERSYHIFYQLMTGHKPELLEALLITTNPYDYPMISQGEVTVKSINDVEEFIATDTAIDILGFTAEEKLGIYKLTGAVMHHGNMKFKQKQREEQAEPDGTEVADKIAYLLGLNSADMLKALCYPRVKVGNEMVTKGQTVPQVNNAVSALCKSVYEKMFLWMVIRINEMLDTKQPRQFFIGVLDIAGFEIFDFNSLEQLCINFTNEKLQQFFNHHMFVLEQEEYKKEGIEWEFIDFGMDLAACIELIEKPMGIFSILEEECMFPKASDTTFKNKLHDQHLGKSKSFEKPKPGKGKAEAHFSLVHYAGTVDYNITGWLDKNKDPLNDSVVQLYQKSSNKLLSLLYASHASTEEAAGGGKKGGKKKGGSFQTVSALFRENLGKLMTNLRSTHPHFVRCLIPNESKTPGLMENFLVIHQLRCNGVLEGIRICRKGFPSRILYGDFKQRYKVLNASVIPEGQFIDNKKASEKLLGSIDVDHTQYKFGHTKVFFKAGLLGTLEEMRDEKLAELVTMTQALCRGYVMRKEFVKMMERRESIFSIQYNIRSFMNVKNWPWLKLYFKIKPLLKSAETEKELQQMKDNYEKMQSDLATALAKKKELEEKMVSMLQEKNDLQLQVAAEVENLSDAEERCEGLIKSKIQLEAKLKETSERLEDEEEMNAELTAKKRKLEDECSELKKDIDDLELTLAKVEKEKHATENKVKNLTEEMASQDESVAKLTKEKKALQEAHQQTLDDLQAEEDKVNTLTKAKTKLEQQVDDLEGSLEQEKKLRMDLERAKRKLEGDLKLAQESIMDLENDKQQSDEKIKKKDFEISQLLSKIEDEQTLGAQLQKKIKELQARIEELEEEIEAERAARAKVEKQRADLSRELEEISERLEEAGGATAAQIEMNKKREAEFQKLRRDLEESTLQHEATAAALRKKQADSVAELGEQIDNLQRVKQKLEKEKSEYKMEIDDLSSNMEAVAKSKGNLEKLCRTLEDQFSELKAKNDENVRQLNDINAQKARLQTENGEFARQLEEKEALVSQLTRGKQAFTQQIEELKRHIEEEVKAKNALAHAVQSARHDCDLLREQFEEEQEAKAELQRGMSKANSEVAQWRAKYETDAIQRTEELEEAKKKLAQRLQEAEESIEAVNSKCASLEKTKQRLQGEVEDLMIDVERANALAANLDKKQRNFDKVLSEWKQKYEESQAELEGAQKEARSLSTELFKMKNSYEETLDHLETMKRENKNLQQEISDLTEQIGETGKTIHELEKAKKTVETEKTEIQSALEEAEGTLEHEESKILRIQLELNQVKGEVDRKLAEKDEEMEQIKRNSQRVIDSMQSTLDAEVRSRNDALRVKKKMEGDLNEMEIQLSHANRQAAEAQKQLRNVQGQLKDAQLHLDDALRGQEDMKEQVAMVERRNGLMMAEIDELRAALEQTERGRKVAEQELVDASERVGLLHSQNTSLLNTKKKLEADFVQVQGEVDDAVQEARNAEEKAKKAITDAAMMAEELKKEQDTSAHLERMKKNLEVTVKDLQHRLDEAENLAMKGGKKQLQKLESRVRELESEVEAEQRRGADAVKGVRKYERRVKELTYQTEEDKKNGIRLQDLVDKLQLKVKAYKRQAEEAEEQANTHLSRLRKVQHELEEAQERADIAESQVNKLRAKSREMGKSDSAE is encoded by the exons ATGAGCACAGATGCAGAGATGGAGCAATATGGCAAGGCGGCCATCTACCTCCGGAAGCCAGACAAAGAAAGAATTGAGGCGCAGAATGCCCCCTTTGATGCTAAAACGGCTTACTTTGTGGCTGAACCAGAAGACATGTATGTTAAGGGTAAACTCATCAAAAGAGAGGGTGGCAAAGCCACAGTTGAGACACTCAAAGGAAAG ACTATCACGGTAAAGGAAGATGACATCCATCCAATGAATCCGCCGAAGTTTGACAAGATTGAAGACATGGCCATGATGACCCACCTCAACGAGCCTGCTGTGTTGTACAACCTCAAAGAGCGTTTTGCATCATGGATGATCTAC ACCTACTCCGGCTTGTTCTGCGTCGTTGTGAACCCCTACAAGTGGCTTCCTGTGTACGATGCTCAGGTTGTTGTAGCATACCGAGGCAAGAAGAGGATTGAGGCTCCACCCCacatcttctccatctctgaTAATGCCTATCAGTTCATGCTAACTG ATCGTGAGAACCAGTCTATCCTTATCAC TGGAGAATCCGGTGCAGGAAAGACTGTCAACACCAAGCGTGTCATCCAGTACTTTGCAATAATTGCAATGACTGCGTCGAAGAAGGCTGAGCCCACACCTGGCAAAATGCAG GGCTCCATTGAGGACCAAATTGTTGCAGCCAACCCTCTGCTGGAAGCATATGGTAATGCCAAGACTGTGAGGAATGACAACTCCTCCCGTTTT GGTAAATTCATCAGAATTCATTTTGGAACCAGTGGCAAACTCGCATCAGCTGATATTGAAACAT ATCTGCTGGAGAAGTCCCGTGTCACCTTCCAACTGTCTGCTGAGAGGAGCTACCACATCTTCTATCAGCTCATGACTGGCCATAAGCCTGAGCTGCTGG AGGCTCTTCTGATCACCACCAACCCCTATGACTACCCAATGATCAGTCAGGGTGAAGTGACGGTCAAGAGCATCAATGATGTGGAAGAGTTCATTGCCACAGAT ACCGCAATTGATATTTTGGGATTCACTGCAGAGGAAAAGTTGGGCATCTACAAGCTGACTGGTGCTGTGATGCATCACGGCAACATGAAGTTCAAGCAGAAGCAGCGTGAGGAGCAGGCTGAACCTGACGGCACTGAgg TTGCTGACAAAATCGCTTACCTCCTGGGCCTGAACTCAGCTGACATGCTGAAAGCTCTGTGCTACCCAAGAGTCAAGGTCGGAAATGAGATGGTGACCAAAGGTCAGACCGTCCCACAG GTCAACAATGCTGTCTCAGCTCTGTGCAAGTCTGTCTATGAGAAAATGTTCTTGTGGATGGTCATCCGTATCAATGAGATGCTGGACACAAAGCAGCCAAGACAGTTCTTTATTGGAGTGTTGGACATTGCTGGGTTTGAGATCTTTGAT TTCAACAGCTTGGAGCAACTCTGCATCAACTTCACCAATGAGAAACTGCAACAATTTTTCAACCACCACATGTTTGTGCTGGAACAAGAGGAGTACAAGAAAGAGGGCATTGAATGGGAGTTCATTGACTTCGGTATGGACTTGGCGGCCTGCATTGAGCTTATTGAGAAG CCAATGGGCATCTTCTCCATCCTTGAAGAGGAGTGCATGTTCCCCAAGGCCTCTGACACAACCTTCAAGAACAAGCTCCATGACCAGCATCTTGGCAAGAGCAAGAGTTTTGAGAAGCCAAAGCCTGGAAAGGGCAAAGCTGAGGCTCACTTCTCCCTGGTCCACTATGCTGGTACAGTAGACTACAACATCACTGGCTGGCTGGACAAGAACAAGGACCCACTGAACGACTCAGTTGTTCAGCTGTACCAGAAATCCTCAAACAAGCTGCTTTCTCTTTTGTATGCAAGCCATGCTTCAACTGAGG aggctgcaggtggCGGTAAGAAGGGTGGTAAGAAGAAGGGTGGCTCCTTCCAGACCGTGTCTGCCCTTTTCAGA GAGAACTTGGGCAAGCTGATGACCAACTTGAGGAGCACTCACCCTCATTTTGTCCGTTGCCTGATTCCCAACGAATCAAAGACCCCAG GTCTTATGGAGAACTTCCTGGTCATCCACCAGCTGAGGTGTAACGGTGTGCTGGAGGGCATCAGAATCTGCAGAAAGGGCTTCCCCAGCAGAATCCTCTACGGTGACTTCAAGCAGAG ATACAAAGTATTGAATGCCAGTGTCATCCCTGAGGGACAGTTCATTGACAACAAGAAGGcttcagagaagctgctgggctccatTGATGTTGACCACACTCAGTACAAGTTTGGACACACTAAG GTGTTCTTCAAAGCTGGTCTGCTGGGAACcctggaggagatgagagaCGAGAAACTGGCTGAGCTGGTGACCATGACTCAGGCTCTGTGTAGAGGATACGTTATGAGGAAGGAGTTTGTTaagatgatggagaggag AGAATCTATCTTCTCCATTCAGTACAACATTCGTTCTTTCATGAATGTGAAGAATTGGCCATGGCTGAAATTGTACTTCAAGATCAAGCCTCTTCTGAAGAGTGCTGAGACTGAGAAGGAGCTGCAACAGATGAAAGATAACTATGAGAAGATGCAATCAGACCTGGCAACTGCCCTGGCCAAGAAgaaggaactggaggagaaaatgGTTTCCATGCTGCAGGAGAAGAATGACCTGCAACTGCAAGTGGCTGCA GAAGTTGAGAATCTCTCAGATGCTGAGGAGAGATGTGAAGGACTCATCAAGAGCAAGATCCAGCTTGAAGCCAAACTCAAAGAAACAAGTGAGAgactggaggatgaagaggagatgAATGCTGAGCTAACTGCAAAGAAGAGGAAACTGGAGGATGAATGTTCTGAGCTGAAGAAGGACATTGATGACTTGGAGCTCACCTTGGCtaaagtggagaaggagaaacatgCCACAGAAAACAAG GTGAAAAACCTGACAGAGGAGATGGCATCTCAAGATGAGTCTGTTGCCAAGTTAACTAAGGAGAAGAAAGCCCTACAAGAGGCCCACCAGCAAACACTGGATGACCTTcaggcagaggaagacaaagtcAACACTCTAACCAAAGCCAAGACAAAGCTTGAACAGCAAGTGGATGAT CTTGAGGGTTCATTGGAGCAAGAGAAGAAGCTCCGCATGGACCTTGAGAGAGCCAAGAGGAAGCTTGAAGGAGATCTGAAACTGGCCCAGGAATCCATAATGGATCTGGAGAATGACAAGCAGCAATCTGATGAGAAGATCAAGAA GAAGGACTTTGAGATAAGCCAGCTCCTCAGCAAGATTGAGGATGAACAAACTCTTGGTGCTCAACTTCAGAAGAAGATCAAGGAGCTTCAg GCTCGtattgaggagctggaggaggagatcgaGGCTGAGAGGGCTGCTAGGGCCAAGGTAGAGAAGCAGAGGGCTGACCTCTCCAGGGAGCTTGAAGAGATCAGCGAGAGGCTTGAGGAAGCTGGTGGAGCAACAGCCGCTCAGATTGAGATGAACAAGAAGCGTGAGGCTGAATTCCAGAAGCTGCGCCGTGACCTTGAAGAGTCCACCCTGCAGCATGaagccactgcagcagctcttcgTAAGAAGCAGGCCGACAGTGTTGCAGAGCTGGGAGAGCAGATCGACAACCTCCAGCGTGTCaagcagaagctggagaaggagaagagcgaGTACAAGATGGAGATTGATGACCTCAGCAGCAACATGGAGGCTGTTGCCAAGTCAAAA ggTAATCTTGAGAAGCTGTGCAGAACTCTTGAGGACCAGTTCAGCGAGCTCAAAGccaaaaatgatgaaaatgttcGCCAGCTGAATGACATTAATGCACAGAAGGCAAGACTGCAGACAGAAAATG GTGAATTTGCTCGCCAGCTTGAAGAGAAAGAAGCTCTTGTTTCTCAGCTGACCAGAGGCAAACAGGCCTTCACTCAGCAGATTGAAGAGCTGAAGAGACACATtgaggaggaagtgaag GCCAAGAATGCTCTGGCCCACGCTGTTCAGTCGGCCCGCCATGACTGTGATCTGCTCAGAGAGCAgtttgaggaggagcaggaggccaaggctgagctgcagcgaggaATGTCCAAGGCCAACAGTGAGGTGGCTCAGTGGAGAGCCAAATATGAGACTGATGCCATCCAGCGcactgaggagctggaggaggccaa GAAAAAGCTTGCCCAgcgtctgcaggaggctgaggaatCCATTGAGGCTGTCAACTCCAAGTGTGCCTCTTTGGAGAAGACcaagcagaggctgcagggTGAGGTGGAGGACCTCATGATCGATGTGGAGAGAGCTAATGCTCTGGCTGCTAACCTTGACAAGAAGCAGAGGAACTTCGATAAG GTCCTTTcagagtggaagcagaagtATGAGGAGAGTCAGGCAGAGCTGGAAGGAGCCCAGAAGGAGGCTCGCTCTCTCAGCACTGAGCTGTTCAAGATGAAGAACTCTTACGAGGAGACTCTGGATCATCTGGAGACCATgaagagagagaacaagaaCCTGCAGC AGGAGATCTCAGATCTGACTGAACAGATTGGTGAGACTGGAAAGACTATCCATGAGCTGGAGAAGGCCAAAAAGACAGTGGAAACAGAAAAGACTGAAATCCAGTCAgctctggaggaagctgag gGCACACTGGAACATGAGGAATCCAAGATCCTCCGCATCCAGCTTGAGCTCAACCAGGTCAAGGGTGAGGTTGACAGgaagctggcagagaaggatgaGGAGATGGAGCAAATCAAGAGGAACAGCCAGAGGGTGATTGACTCCATGCAGAGCACTCTTGATGCTGAGGTCAGGAGCAGGAATGATGCCCTGAGAGtcaagaagaagatggagggagaccTGAACGAGATGGAGATTCAGCTGAGCCATGCTAACAGGCAGGCTGCTGAGGcccagaaacagctgaggaacGTCCAGGGACAACTCAAg GATGCCCAACTGCACCTTGATGATGCTCTCAGAGGACAGGAAGACATGAAGGAGCAGGTTGCCATGGTGGAGCGCAGAAATGGcctgatgatggctgagatcgatgagctcagagctgctctggaacAGACGGAGAGAGGACGCAAAGTGGctgagcaggagctggtggaTGCCAGTGAGCGCGTTGGCCTGCTTCACTCTCAG AACACCAGCCTCCTGAACaccaagaagaagctggaggctgaCTTTGTCCAGGTCCAGGGTGAGGTTGATGATGCTGTTCAGGAAGCAAGAAATGCTGAGGAGAAAGCCAAGAAGGCCATCACTGAT GCTGCCATGatggcagaggagctgaagaaggagcaggacacCAGTGCTCATCTGGAGAGGATGAAAAAGAACCTGGAGGTCACAGTCAAGGACCTGCAGCACCGTCTGGATGAGGCTGAGAACCTCGCCATGAAGGGCGGCAAGAAGCAGCTCCAGAAACTGGAGTCCAGG GTCCGTGAGCTGGAAAGTGAAGTTGAGGCTGAGCAGAGACGTGGAGCTGATGCTGTTAAAGGCGTCCGCAAATATGAGAGGAGAGTGAAGGAGTTGACATATCAG actgaggaggacaagaagaatGGAATCAGACTCCAGGACCTGGTTGACAAGCTGCAGCTCAAAGTCAAGGCTTACAAGAGACAGGCTGAGGAGGCT GAGGAACAGGCCAACACTCACCTGTCCAGGCTGAGGAAAGTCCAGCATGAGCTGGAGGAAGCTCAGGAGCGTGCTGACATCGCTGAGTCCCAGGTCAACAAGCTGAGAGCCAAGAGCCGTGAAATGGGAAAG tcTGATTCTGCCGAGTAA
- the xab2 gene encoding pre-mRNA-splicing factor SYF1, which produces MSPLNGSSDVIFEDDDLPYEEEIIRNPYSVKCWMRYIEFKQNGPKSTLNMIYERALKELPGSYKLWYNYLRERRKQVKGKCVTEPAHEEVNNCHERALVFMHKMPRIWLDYCQFLVSQCKITRSRRTFDRALRALPVTQHPRIWPLYLRFVRSLPLPETAIRVYRRYLKLSPENAEEYIDYLRTVGRLDEAAVRLAAVVNDENFLSKEGKSNYQLWHELCDLISQNPDKVTSLNVGAIIRGGLTRFTDQLGKLWCSLADYYIRSGHFEKARDVYEEAILTVVTVRDFTQVFDSYAQFEESMIAAKMETTAEMGQEEDDDIDLELRLARFEQLIARRPLLLNSVLLRQNPHNVHEWHKRVKLYVGNPRQIINTYTEAVQTVDAMKATGKPHSLWVSFAKFYEENEQLDDARTIFEKATKVNYKQVDDLAAVWCEYGEMELRHENYEQALRILRKATAIPSKKAEYFDSSEPVQNRVYKSLKVWSMLADLEESLGTFQSTKAVYDRIIDLRIATPQIVINYAMFLEEHNYFEESFKAYERGIALFRWPNVYDIWNTYLTKFIDRYGGKKLERARDLFEQALDGCPAKFAKTIYLLYAKLEEEYGLARHAMAVYERATQAVETEERHHMFNIYIKRAAEIYGVTYTRAIYQKAIEVLPDEHAREMCQRFADMESKLGEIDRARAIYSYCSQICDPRVTANFWQTWKEFEIRHGNEDTIREMLRIKRSVQATYNTQVNFMSSQMLKATTSSTGTVSDLAPGQMGIDDMKMLEQKAQQLAAEAEQDKPKPKEKILFVRSDTSRSELAELAKQANPDEIDIDDDDDGNEDEDQGPDEVQLEQKSVPTAVFGGLKDD; this is translated from the exons ATGTCTCCATTAAATGGAAGCAGTGATGTTATATTT GAGGACGATGATCTTCCCTATGAAGAGGAAATCATCAGGAACCCTTACTCTGTCAAGTGCTGGATGCGTTATATCGAATTCAAACAGAACGGACCTAAATCCACCCTCAACATGATTTATGAAAGAGCGCTCAAAGAACTTCCTGGCAG ctatAAGCTCTGGTACAATTATCTGAGAGAGAGACGGAAGCAAGTCAAAGGAAAATGTGTCACTGAACCAGCACATGAGGAGGTCAATAATTGCCATGAAAGGGCACTGGTGTTCATGCATAAG ATGCCTAGAATATGGCTGGATTACTGCCAGTTCCTTGTGTCTCAATGCAAGATAACAAGAAGTCGGCGAACGTTTGACCGTGCACTCAGAGCTCTTCCTGTTACTCAGCATCCTCGCATCTGGCCTCTGTATCTCCGCTTTGTCCGCAGCCTGCCTCTTCCTGAGACAGCCATTCGGGTATATCGCAGATACCTTAAG CTTTCTCCAGAGAATGCAGAAGAATACATAGACTACTTACGCACTGTTGGCCGCTTGGATGAAGCAGCTGTTCGACTAGCAGCTGTTGTCAATGATGAAAACTTTTTATCCAAAGAAGGCAAATCTAATTATCAA CTGTGGCACGAGCTTTGCGACCTGATCTCTCAGAACCCCGACAAGGTGACCTCCCTGAATGTAGGAGCGATTATCCGAGGAGGACTTACTCGTTTCACGGACCAACTTGGAAAACTATGGTGCTCTTTAGCTGACTATTACATCAGGAGTGGCCACTTTGAGAAA GCCCGTGATGTGTATGAAGAGGCAATCCTTACAGTGGTTACAGTAAGAGATTTCACACAGGTTTTTGATAGCTATGCCCAGTTTGAAGAGAGTATGATTGCTGCCAAGATGGAGACCACTGCTGAGATGGGGCAGGAGGAAGATG ATGACATAGACTTGGAGCTTAGACTGGCCCGCTTTGAGCAGCTGATAGCCCGGCGGCCCCTCCTTTTAAACAGTGTACTATTGAGGCAGAACCCCCATAATGTACATGAATGGCACAAGCGGGTCAAACTGTATGTGGGGAATCCACGTCAA ATCATCAATACCTATACCGAGGCAGTACAGACAGTGGATGCAATGAAAGCGACAGGGAAACCTCATTCACTCTGGGTTTCTTTTGCAAAATTTTATGAGGAAAATGAGCAACTGGATGAT GCAAGGACAATCTTTGAGAAGGCTACCAAGGTGAATTACAAGCAGGTAGATGACCTTGCTGCTGTGTGGTGCGAATATGGCGAAATGGAGCTTCGCCATGAGAACTATGAACAGGCGCTGCGCATCCTGAGG AAAGCCACAGCTATCCCATCTAAGAAAGCAGAGTACTTCGATTCATCTGAACCAGTCCAAAACAGAGTGTACAAATCCTTGAAGGTCTGGTCTATGCTGGCAGACCTGGAGGAGAGTCTTGGCACGTTTCAG tCTACGAAAGCTGTGTATGATCGCATTATTGACCTCCGCATTGCTACACCCCAGATCGTTATAAATTATGCGATGTTCCTTGAAGAGCACAACTACTTTGAGGAAAGCTTTAAA GCATATGAGCGTGGAATTGCTCTCTTCAGGTGGCCAAATGTTTATGACATCTGGAACACTTATCTCACCAAGTTCATTGATCGTTATGGAGGCAAGAAGCTGGAGAGAGCAAGAGATTTATTTGAACAAGCCCTGGATGGCTGTCCGGCCAAATTTGCCAAGA CCATTTACCTGTTGTATGCCAAATTGGAGGAGGAGTATGGTTTGGCACGACATGCCATGGCGGTCTATGAAAGAGCAACACAGGCAGTTGAAACTGAGGAGAGACATCACATGTTCAATATTTACATCAAGCGAGCAGCTGAAATTTATGGAGTTACATATACCAGGGCAATTTACCAAAAGGCTATTGAG GTTCTGCCTGATGAGCATGCAAGGGAAATGTGTCAGCGATTTGCAGACATGGAGAGCAAACTGGGTGAGATTGATCGGGCGAGGGCTATCTACTCCTACTGTTCCCAAATCTGTGACCCAAGG GTTACAGCTAATTTCTGGCAGACGTGGAAAGAATTTGAAATTCGCCATGGTAACGAGGACACCATTAGAGAGATGCTGAGGATCAAACGCAGTGTCCAGGCCACGTACAACACTCAGGTCAACTTCATGTCCTCTCAGATGCTAAAGGCCACTACAAGCTCCACTGGTACAG TGTCAGATCTTGCTCCAGGACAGATGGGAATTGATGACATGAAAATGTTGGAGCAGAAGGCTCAGCAGCTTGCTGCAGAAGCTGAGCAAGACAAACCCAAGCCAAAAGAAAAGATTCTCTTTGTCAG AAGTGACACTTCTCGCAGTGAGTTGGCTGAGCTAGCCAAACAAGCCAATCCCGATGAGATTgacattgatgatgatgatgacggcaATGAGGATGAAGACCAAGGGCCTGATG AGGTGCAGCTAGAACAGAAGAGTGTCCCCACAGCTGTATTTGGAGGCCTAAAAGATGACTGA